A single region of the Oceanicola sp. 502str15 genome encodes:
- a CDS encoding relaxase/mobilization nuclease domain-containing protein yields MRLNDAVHDVTGEIFRDGWSRIRGSMQGLQASRQRQLVRAAAGHRAAVFKAIRGGGTHTKSQLMNQLDYLTTKSSHIVDSSGFLDGKTKLEGSEIKDLTDRFAKRWSAGFKPKLGQTTHMLMSYPIGTRGEDVRDITANVAERFFQSDEGHFDYIIAVHEDRDHPHAHIVLNRRSQEGEFFFLGRDHRFNYDDFRLAMVEEAEKFGVRLEATRRLDRGVVHYPPRTREVYAAKVEGRVAETRPRVGADLDRALAEIANTRIIYHSLAAEASSDNREDIADALFRSGELLAKGGKLNLEGGVYMAEEQSFEDLRTRYADQVARVQGMIDAKPEAERPRLERSLNEIQSRLAHMQPLGLRSMTLTEKPSEGGVYSETNIDAARLDRLRDPEVRAQVDTALRGTGISSSVVVARMETGAQNAALEQQWIADDLARVAERDGLNLERRADLETARESLNRAHVQLGVALERAGVLREDGVVEDRTVMERVHYHRDATEDMGRAIRQDMRSEGLTEDQIEAREWEIASRAERRIEEEQRDYLDAHPELLARPGDVIDRSEPYRERITDEARAREITREVDRIMEGRDARTPVADAVTEEFRARYPDMPSHLARGLGATYASVIERRDSEAIDQVRRESELRKVALDLRDGRLSGAREGEAVEGAPIADPDIRRVVDHERAGNLHSPLQDEGQRLAYREAVERDLDAAQIERLRDGDADVLETQIEDRLDRLYAAKTYLQSDAATANSEATRAVVEEIAEREFELHRADLVDGESERGETH; encoded by the coding sequence ATGCGGCTGAATGATGCCGTCCATGACGTCACCGGAGAGATCTTCCGGGACGGATGGAGCCGCATCCGGGGCTCTATGCAGGGGCTGCAGGCGTCCCGGCAGAGGCAGCTCGTGCGGGCGGCGGCGGGGCATCGTGCAGCGGTCTTCAAGGCGATCCGGGGCGGGGGCACGCATACCAAATCGCAGCTCATGAACCAGCTCGATTACCTCACCACCAAGTCCTCGCATATCGTGGACAGCAGCGGCTTCCTGGACGGGAAGACGAAACTCGAAGGGTCGGAGATCAAGGACCTGACCGACCGCTTCGCCAAGCGCTGGAGTGCGGGGTTCAAGCCCAAGCTCGGACAGACGACGCATATGCTCATGTCCTATCCGATCGGCACCCGGGGCGAGGATGTGCGCGACATCACCGCCAATGTCGCGGAGCGGTTCTTCCAGTCGGACGAGGGGCATTTCGACTACATCATCGCGGTCCATGAGGATCGCGATCACCCCCACGCACATATAGTTTTGAATCGCCGGTCGCAGGAAGGTGAGTTCTTCTTTCTGGGCCGGGACCACCGCTTCAACTACGACGATTTCCGCCTCGCCATGGTCGAGGAAGCCGAGAAATTCGGCGTGCGTCTGGAGGCCACGCGGCGGCTGGATCGGGGCGTTGTGCATTATCCGCCGCGCACCCGCGAGGTCTATGCGGCCAAGGTTGAGGGGCGGGTTGCGGAGACGCGGCCACGGGTCGGGGCCGATCTCGACCGGGCGCTCGCAGAGATTGCCAATACCCGGATCATCTATCACTCGCTTGCCGCTGAGGCCTCCTCGGACAATCGCGAAGACATCGCCGATGCGCTGTTCCGCTCGGGAGAGCTACTGGCCAAGGGCGGCAAGCTGAATTTGGAAGGAGGCGTCTACATGGCAGAAGAGCAATCGTTCGAGGATTTGCGCACCCGCTATGCCGATCAGGTCGCGCGCGTCCAGGGCATGATTGATGCGAAGCCGGAGGCCGAACGGCCGAGGCTCGAGCGCAGCCTCAACGAGATCCAGTCGCGGCTCGCGCATATGCAGCCCTTGGGGCTGCGCTCCATGACATTGACCGAGAAGCCCTCGGAGGGCGGGGTCTATTCCGAGACGAATATCGATGCGGCCCGGCTCGACCGGTTGCGCGACCCCGAGGTGCGGGCGCAGGTCGATACCGCGCTGCGCGGGACCGGGATAAGTTCGTCCGTGGTGGTCGCCCGGATGGAAACCGGCGCGCAGAACGCCGCGCTCGAGCAGCAATGGATCGCCGACGATCTGGCGCGGGTGGCCGAGAGGGACGGTCTCAACCTCGAGCGTCGCGCGGACTTGGAGACGGCGCGCGAGAGCCTCAACCGGGCCCATGTCCAGCTCGGCGTCGCATTGGAGCGGGCGGGGGTCTTGCGTGAGGACGGTGTCGTGGAAGATCGCACGGTGATGGAGCGGGTCCATTATCATCGGGACGCCACTGAGGACATGGGGCGCGCGATCCGCCAGGACATGCGTTCGGAAGGCTTGACCGAGGACCAGATCGAGGCGCGGGAGTGGGAGATCGCCTCCCGGGCGGAGCGGCGGATCGAGGAGGAGCAGCGCGACTACCTCGATGCGCATCCGGAACTGCTCGCGCGCCCGGGCGACGTGATCGACCGGTCCGAACCCTACCGGGAGCGGATCACCGACGAGGCCCGGGCCCGCGAGATCACGCGCGAGGTTGACCGGATCATGGAAGGTCGCGACGCACGGACCCCCGTTGCGGATGCCGTCACGGAAGAGTTCCGCGCGCGCTATCCCGATATGCCGTCGCATCTAGCCCGCGGGCTTGGCGCGACCTATGCTTCCGTCATCGAGCGGCGCGACAGCGAGGCCATCGACCAGGTCCGCCGCGAAAGCGAGCTCCGGAAGGTGGCGCTCGACCTGCGCGACGGGCGGCTTTCGGGCGCACGCGAGGGGGAAGCTGTCGAGGGCGCACCGATTGCCGATCCGGACATCCGGCGGGTCGTCGACCATGAACGGGCCGGCAACCTGCACTCGCCGCTCCAGGATGAGGGTCAACGCCTGGCCTACCGTGAAGCGGTCGAGAGGGATCTCGACGCGGCGCAGATCGAGCGGCTGCGGGACGGGGATGCGGACGTGCTGGAGACGCAAATCGAGGACCGCCTCGACCGGCTCTACGCCGCCAAGACCTATCTGCAGTCGGATGCGGCGACCGCCAACAGCGAGGCGACCCGCGCCGTGGTCGAAGAGATCGCCGAACGCGAGTTCGAACTCCACCGCGCCGATCTTGTCGATGGCGAGAGCGAGCGTGGGGAGACCCACTGA
- a CDS encoding transposase: MSRTKRLTQTERAEIVREAGEGVGTSVLAERFGVTPRTIQYTLKADEERQKDAAMATAAVTVKLTPEELAALDEVLSAAGIETRTEGVRRLIQAAGGTFVPDAQLAAEMARYRASLHEVGNGVVQIAKQMMKASRTGQGEGSAPNAELSELRLAQMRGLARFILDSADEIDLLLRRRRDAMQLSATAALREFAHAAE, encoded by the coding sequence ATGAGCCGGACCAAGAGACTGACACAGACGGAGCGAGCGGAGATTGTCCGTGAGGCCGGAGAAGGTGTAGGGACTTCCGTGCTCGCGGAGCGGTTCGGGGTCACGCCGCGGACCATCCAGTACACGTTGAAGGCGGACGAAGAACGCCAGAAGGATGCGGCCATGGCGACGGCCGCGGTGACGGTGAAGCTGACACCAGAAGAGCTCGCGGCGCTCGATGAGGTGCTGTCCGCGGCGGGGATCGAGACCCGCACGGAGGGGGTCCGGCGGCTGATCCAGGCGGCGGGCGGAACCTTCGTTCCGGACGCGCAGCTGGCGGCTGAGATGGCGCGTTACCGGGCCTCCCTGCACGAGGTCGGCAACGGCGTCGTGCAGATCGCCAAGCAGATGATGAAAGCCAGCCGCACGGGGCAGGGGGAAGGCTCCGCACCGAACGCCGAGTTGTCCGAACTGCGCCTCGCGCAGATGCGCGGTCTGGCCCGTTTCATCCTTGATTCCGCTGATGAGATCGACCTGCTGCTGCGCCGCCGCCGGGATGCCATGCAGCTATCTGCGACCGCCGCGCTGAGGGAGTTCGCCCATGCGGCTGAATGA